A genomic stretch from Desulfotignum balticum DSM 7044 includes:
- the zupT gene encoding zinc transporter ZupT gives MAYDAGTVLFAFSLTLMAGLSTGIGSALAFFAKTTNTRFLTASLGFSAGVMIYVSLVEIFVKARESLEAALGPVQGYLMTTLAFFSGIVLIAAIDFLVPSFENPHEVRDVEDIPDQDLKINKKNLHRMGMFSALAIAIHNFPEGIATFVGALADPALGLSIAVAVAIHNIPEGIAVSVPIFYATGSRKKAFSLSFLSGLAEPAGAVIGYFLVLRYITDTLFGVMFAAVAGIMVFISLDELLPTAEKYGEHHIAMYGVVAGMAVMAASLVLFA, from the coding sequence ATGGCGTATGATGCCGGTACGGTGCTTTTTGCTTTTTCCCTCACACTGATGGCCGGCCTGTCCACAGGCATCGGCAGTGCTTTGGCCTTTTTCGCCAAAACCACGAACACCCGGTTTTTAACCGCGTCCTTAGGGTTTTCCGCCGGGGTCATGATCTATGTCTCTTTAGTGGAAATATTTGTCAAAGCCAGAGAATCCCTTGAGGCCGCCTTAGGGCCCGTCCAGGGATATCTGATGACCACACTGGCCTTTTTCAGCGGAATTGTCCTGATCGCAGCGATCGATTTTCTGGTCCCGAGTTTTGAAAATCCCCATGAAGTCAGGGATGTCGAAGATATCCCCGACCAGGACCTCAAGATAAACAAGAAAAACCTGCATCGCATGGGCATGTTTTCCGCCCTGGCCATTGCCATCCACAATTTTCCGGAAGGCATTGCCACGTTTGTGGGGGCGCTGGCGGACCCGGCCCTGGGGCTAAGCATTGCCGTCGCCGTTGCCATCCACAATATTCCGGAAGGCATTGCCGTTTCCGTTCCTATTTTTTACGCCACGGGCAGCCGCAAAAAAGCATTCAGCCTGTCTTTTCTATCCGGTCTGGCTGAACCGGCCGGGGCTGTGATCGGGTATTTTCTGGTATTGCGCTACATTACGGATACCTTGTTCGGGGTGATGTTTGCTGCCGTGGCCGGGATCATGGTATTCATCTCTTTAGATGAACTGCTGCCCACAGCGGAAAAATACGGCGAACACCACATTGCCATGTACGGGGTTGTGGCCGGCATGGCCGTGATGGCAGCCAGCCTGGTATTGTTTGCATAA
- a CDS encoding NifB/NifX family molybdenum-iron cluster-binding protein, which translates to MKLAVTVWGNRISPVFDAASTLLVAEISDKKISRHYYTDFDPESPVDLIHTLKKHHVNILVCGAISKTPASLILDQHIHLISFVTGNARQFLDSFALARTVEKKNRMPGFKQSCMNVY; encoded by the coding sequence GTGAAACTGGCTGTGACCGTGTGGGGGAACCGGATTTCTCCGGTGTTTGATGCGGCCAGCACCCTGCTGGTGGCGGAAATATCAGACAAAAAAATTTCCAGACACTATTATACGGATTTTGATCCCGAATCCCCCGTCGACCTGATTCATACACTGAAAAAACACCATGTCAACATCCTGGTGTGCGGTGCCATATCCAAAACCCCTGCCAGCCTGATTCTGGATCAGCACATTCATCTTATTTCCTTTGTAACGGGCAATGCCCGGCAGTTTCTGGACAGTTTTGCCCTGGCCCGGACCGTGGAAAAAAAGAACCGGATGCCGGGATTCAAGCAATCCTGCATGAATGTGTATTGA
- a CDS encoding sigma-54 interaction domain-containing protein — translation MIDPKKISGPLTQETTQIILECISDGVFTIDYNWEITSFNRAAEEITGISRKEAIGRHCWEVFRSNMCEAECALKKTMEEGKPYVSTSAYIIDSNQKKIPISVSTSLLIDKHGEVLGGVEIFRDHSLVEALRKQLSASFHVEDIVSNSNAMKKIFTILPQISQSDATVLIEGETGTGKELMARAIHNMGPRKDKPFMAINCGALPDTLLESELFGYKKGAFTHAVKDKPGKFALARGGTVFLDEIGDTSPAFQVSLLRVLQEHEYTPLGGVEKEETDVRIIAATNRDLSELMEADQFRQDLYYRVNVVKLFLPPLRQRMEDVPLLVERFVSKLNLRQGKFIQGIDHAVLASLMSHTFPGNIRELENIIEHAFVLCQEGIISCEHLPGFLVQKKQTPCQAPVDDPVKAAQINLISDALARNNYNRNAAAKDLGIHKSTLFRRIKKLGIKL, via the coding sequence ATGATTGATCCGAAAAAAATATCCGGCCCTCTGACACAGGAAACCACCCAGATTATTCTGGAGTGCATTTCCGACGGCGTGTTCACCATTGACTATAACTGGGAAATCACTTCGTTTAACCGGGCGGCCGAAGAAATCACGGGCATCTCCAGAAAGGAAGCCATCGGCCGGCACTGCTGGGAGGTGTTCCGGTCCAATATGTGCGAGGCGGAATGCGCTTTGAAAAAAACCATGGAAGAAGGTAAGCCTTATGTGTCCACTTCCGCGTATATCATTGATTCCAACCAGAAGAAAATCCCCATTTCCGTGTCCACGTCTCTGCTCATCGATAAACACGGGGAAGTGCTGGGCGGGGTGGAAATCTTCAGGGACCATTCTCTGGTGGAAGCGCTGCGCAAACAACTGTCCGCCAGTTTTCATGTGGAAGACATTGTCAGCAACAGCAACGCCATGAAAAAAATATTCACCATCCTGCCCCAGATATCCCAGTCCGACGCCACCGTGCTCATTGAAGGGGAAACCGGGACGGGCAAGGAACTGATGGCCCGGGCCATCCACAACATGGGACCCAGAAAAGACAAACCTTTCATGGCCATCAACTGCGGGGCCCTGCCCGACACATTGCTGGAATCCGAACTGTTTGGATACAAAAAAGGGGCGTTCACCCATGCCGTCAAGGACAAACCCGGCAAATTCGCCCTGGCCCGGGGCGGCACCGTGTTTCTGGATGAAATCGGGGACACCAGCCCGGCGTTTCAGGTGAGCCTGCTCCGGGTGCTCCAGGAACATGAATACACCCCTTTGGGCGGTGTGGAAAAAGAAGAAACCGATGTCCGGATCATTGCGGCCACCAACCGGGACCTGTCCGAACTCATGGAAGCGGACCAGTTCCGGCAGGACCTGTATTACCGGGTCAATGTGGTCAAGCTGTTTCTGCCTCCGCTGCGCCAGCGCATGGAGGACGTCCCGCTGCTGGTGGAACGCTTTGTCTCAAAACTGAACCTGCGCCAGGGCAAATTCATCCAGGGAATCGACCATGCCGTGCTGGCATCGCTCATGTCCCATACGTTTCCCGGCAACATCCGGGAGCTGGAAAATATTATTGAACACGCCTTTGTGCTGTGCCAGGAAGGAATCATCTCCTGTGAGCATCTGCCGGGATTTCTGGTTCAAAAAAAGCAGACCCCCTGCCAGGCCCCCGTGGATGATCCCGTGAAAGCGGCCCAGATCAATTTGATTTCAGATGCCCTTGCCCGAAACAATTACAATCGAAATGCCGCTGCCAAAGACCTGGGCATCCACAAAAGCACCTTGTTCAGGCGGATCAAAAAACTGGGGATCAAGTTATAA